The following proteins are co-located in the Mus caroli chromosome 7, CAROLI_EIJ_v1.1, whole genome shotgun sequence genome:
- the LOC110299280 gene encoding olfactory receptor 51L1 — protein MLAWNSSDVTEPIFILKGFPGLEYVHSWLSVPFCLAYLVAFIGNVTILSVIWIETSLHQPMYYFLSILALTDLGMSMSTLPTMLTVLWLDVREIQASACYAQLFFIHTFTFLESSVLLAMAFDRFIAICRPLHYSTILTNSVIGKIGMACLLRSMGVVLPTPLLLRRYHYCRVNALSHAFCLHQDVLRLSCSDARINSVYGLCVVIATLGVDSVFILISYVLILNAVLSIASREERLKALNTCVSHVCVVLIFFVPVIGVSMVHRFGKHLSPIVHILMADIYLLLPPVLNPVVYSVRTKQIRLGILRKFRLSRRF, from the coding sequence atgcttgcctggaatAGCAGTGATGTTACAGAGCCCATATTTATCCTAAAGGGCTTTCCAGGACTAGAGTATGTTCATTCTTGGCTCTCAGTACCTTTCTGTCTGGCTTATTTAGTAGCCTTCATTGGTAATGTAACCATTCTTTCTGTTATTTGGATAGAGACCTCACTCCATCAGCCCATGTACTACTTTCTTTCCATCTTGGCACTGACTGACCTAGGTATGTCCATGTCTACACTTCCCACAATGCTAACAGTGCTGTGGTTGGATGTCCGAGAAATACAGGCGAGTGCTTGCTATGCTCAGTTGTTCTTCATCCACACATTCACATTTCTTGAGTCCTCAGTGCTTCTGGCTATGGCCTTTGACCGCTTCATAGCAATCTGCCGTCCACTGCACTATTCTACCATCCTCACCAACAGTGTGATTGGCAAGATTGGCATGGCCTGCTTGCTACGGAGCATGGGAGTTGTTCTGCCTACACCTTTGCTACTGAGACGCTATCACTATTGCCGCGTCAATGCCCTCTCCCATGCCTTCTGCTTACACCAAGATGTTCTGAGGCTGTCCTGCTCTGATGCCAGGATCAACAGCGTCTATGGACTATGTGTAGTTATCGCTACACTAGGTGTGGACTCAGTCTTTATACTTATTTCTTACGTTCTTATTCTGAATGCAGTGCTGAGTATTGCATCCCGTGAAGAGCGACTAAAAGCTCTGAATACCTGTGTTTCCCATGTCTGTGTGGTACTCATTTTCTTTGTTCCAGTAATTGGGGTGTCAATGGTTCATCGCTTCGGGAAACATCTCTCTCCCATAGTCCACATCCTCATGGCTGACATCTACCTGCTTCTACCCCCAGTGCTGAACCCAGTTGTCTACAGTGTGAGAACAAAACAGATTCGTCTAGGAATTCTCCGCAAGTTTAGGTTAAGTAGAAGGTTTTAA